The window GATCCAAACCTTCATAAAATTTGAACATGTCTTTCGGTCCACTAAATCTCTAACATGATCAAAAGATACTAACAGTTGAACAACACACGGCTGTATCTTATTAATACATACAATACATATAGTCTGAAGTCTGAATCAAATATAGCTGGTATATATAATCAAAAAGCTTCATctgattacttttattaaaagatGAAATAAGATGACCATGAAGATTCTGAAAGGTGACAAATTTGTAAACTAATTAGTCAGTGCAACGCCAAGTTTTGTTGTTATGCGTTTGCATAACACTGTAAATATCAAAATACCATATAAAATTCTGGTGACATTCAGGAACACTTAAACAATGATAAGCAACAATATCTACAGCTACATCACAACTATTTAATTGATCATCATTTTCTTTGCTCTGCATATAGACTAGAACATAACCATATCTTATCAAGATATCAaatatattcatcttagtacagtAATTATCAACTTGTCCAATCTTAACATGCTTGAAAAATTTCCATACACATTCATCAAGGATAACAACACCTTTAAACCTACAGCCTTATATTTCTACCCATAAAGTTACTGCAGTAACAAATTTGCTCCTAAGTAACATTCATCTAGGGTAACTCCAACAGTCCACCTTCCACACACTACTTTTATGAGCCCACGTTACATGAAAAATTACCGATCATCATTTTAACATTAGAATGAATTGTTTTTTTATGCAATTTAGGgtgtgtttgtttacctcttaatggaatggttcagcgcTGAATGTTGAATCATTCAGCATTCAGTGTGTCTGTTTCTAACCTCTGAATGACAGATGGTGTTGCTGAATGGTTTAGCATTCATAGCTGGAATtatctcttaaccattaagcaccaaaattttatgtaatattctctTTAAATTATATGAAGatcacttataaaacaaatatatattGTAGTTTTTACATTTATCAAAGGTTAATAAGATAATTTTACATTTTTTACATTATTCGTATAAAATGATTATCAAGCAATTTATTGTCATTCAGAAGCAACTTCCATTCAAAACCTTAGAATCATTCGTATtatgaaccattcagcgctaaatcattcagttttatcaaacgtacAATCACAAACGATATGTCTTCTACAAGATAAACGAAAAAAACCCTAAGTTAGCAAACACGAGTAATAAATTCTCTCGATTCTTCAAAGATAACATTCGATAATCGGATGCTTGAATAACAGAAACTTAAATCAATGAAATTGGAAAGTTAATTAGAACGAAATTAGCAATATATACATTCAAAATTAGAACAAATTAAGATACAGTTATAGATTCAGATAAAATATAAGCAACAAACCTCTGGACATGAGATTGAAATGATGGTAAAAGAGTGATGAAGCGTGGTCAGATCGGAGATCGGATTGGGCAGGAGTGACGTCATCGAAGTGCGTATTTTTGGAGATGATAGAAACAGATGATGCAGAATTAGCGTGCCTAAAAGGAGACGTGAGAGACGCTGCTAATCTCCTGCTTCCGGCTCGCAACATCTTGATGTTTGTTCGTGTTTAAGTCGGTTTCTAGGGTTTGAATGGGATTACCCCCTTTTtgctatttctatttttatttctaaattttctaTTATCGCTTCTCTCTAGAAATATGTGTTGTTTTCCTGAGTGACGAAGACCGGGCACGGTGTGACTCGATGGATGGATGAAACTACACTTTTTGTTATTTTGTCAACTttttaatctttttttttattaaataaattaaCTAATGTAATAGGGAGTActtctgaatttttttttattttttttttttttccaaagatcggatatatatatatatcacgaaAAGGCCAAGGGGGGCGAACCGATTACAAAAACTCGAGCATACAGTGCACACAACACTTAACTTTAAGTTGCAAAGGGAGCAACTGATACAAGAACTATAATACATTAAATGGAAAGACAAAATATGTTAAACAGTACAAGACCAGGGATCACACATCCAGGACAGCCACTCCATCTTTCGATTCTTGATCCGAATTGAGAGCCACTCGAAGGATTTAAGTTGAATCTCCATAAGGACCGTCGCACTATTCCAACAACGGTTTTTGAAGATCTTTTGATTTCTATTGCTCCAAATTAAATACGCACAACTCCATTCCAAAGCTTGCCAAATACTCGAACTTAGCGGAGATAGAGTACGGTTGCACTTCCCACGAAAGGCTTCATTTAAGCTAAGATTTGTGACCGCACCCAACCCCCACCATTTATATACATTTTCCCAAATATAAAAAGAATGCCGACAAAAGAAGAAGATATGGTCAATTGTTTCCACATCATCGTCACATAGAGGACACCTAACGGAATCTAGATCAATACCTCTTTTGTCGAGTTCGGTATGAACCGGAATCCGCCTTTTTAGAACCCTCCATATGAAGATTTGTACCTTTTATCGGAACGAGGTGATTTACGAGCGTTTCTTCTCCCGAGTTGATTTCCAACCGCTTATCGTCTATAATCCGAGAAAGTTGTTTTGTTGTGAATTTCCCATCTGATGCTAAGCCCCAAATCCATGAGTCCCTGATCCTATCCTGTTTCACATACAAGTCAATTTCATTACAAAGATGCTCGAGGTTAGTAGCAGCCCTGCCACCCGGTGTTCGACTCCAATCCCACTGTTGCACTCCTGATCAGCCCATGTCACCCGATCCCGCACCATCGCCATCTGATTTGACTCTAAATGGAAGAGTCTCTTGTATTTCTCGTTGATGGGTACTGAAAAGAGCCATGAGTCCTTCTCCGTTTCCAATGGTCTTGACGAAAGAGCCTGCAAAATCCAGGCCCAACTTTTCTCTGTTGTAACCTACACGCAAAATGTTAAACCAAACGCCACTCTTCCCTACCGGGCGGTTTAGGCCCGAAGGTGGGAGTAGCCCGTTAAATCCGTGAATACTTTTTAGAACCGCCACCCATAAGGAGTTAGCTTCGTTTTTAATTCTCCAAAACCACTTCCCCAAGAGCGCCAAGTTTTTACCCCTCAAAGTCCCGATATTGAGGCCACCTTCACCGTAAGGTAAAAGGGCCTCGTCCCATTTAACTCAAGCCAATTTTGAACCCTCACccgtccccccccccccccccccccaaaaaaaagAAGTTGCTCCTAATACTCTCGAGACATTTAATGACACTCAAAGGAGCACGAAAGAGCGAGAAATAATATAACGGCAAACTACTTAGGACCGACTTAATAAGCgtcaaccttccaccatacgagatCGTTCTAGCTTTCCAATCCGCGAGTTTTGAGTTGAATTTATCAATCACTGGTCTCCAATTTTCCACCCTATTCATATTTCGGCCGATGGGAAGACCAAGATAAGAAAAGGGGAAATCACCAACTTTGCAACCTACTTTGTTGGCCATAATTTCAACTTCTCCTTTTACTACCCCTAGACCGAAGAGTGAGCTTTTATGATAGTTGATTCTTAAACCCGACACATTCTCGAAACATTTCAGGAGTTTCATGAGATTACCAAAATTATGCTTAGACCATTCCCCTAGGAAAATTGTGTCGTCCGCGTATTGCAAAAGAGAGATTAAAACTTTGTTCGAGCCGATCTCCACCCCTTTAAACAACCCACTTGTAATAGCCTTTTTGGTCAAGTAGTTCAACCCTTCCGCCGCAATAATAAAAAGAAACGGTGACAAGGGGTCGCCTTGTCTAACACCCCTTCCTAGCGAGAATTCGTCGGTAGGCGAGCCATTAACAAGAATCGAGATAGATGCCGAATTGAGACAAGCCAAGATCCATTTCCTCCACTTTACCCTGAACCCCATCCTTTTCATCATCTCTAAGAGAAAATTCCAACATAAACTATCGAAGGCCTTCTCAAAATCAACCTTGAAAAGTAGGCTTTTTTTTCTTGGATTTATTGAGAAAATCAACCGCCTCGTTTGCAATAAGAGAGCTATCAAGGATGAACCTCCCTTTCAAAAACGCACTTTGCTCTTCCCCGATTAGATTTGGTATGACCTTTCTTAATCGAATCGAGAGAATTTTTGCTAGAATTTTATAATAGCTCCCGATCAAGCTAATTGGTCGGAAATTGCTTAGCCCTAACGTATCCGCCACCTTTGGAATCAACGTGACAAAAGACGCGTTGCAACCATTCGAAATCTCACACTTATCCCCGAACCAATTAATGGCATTCACAAGATCAATTTTTATCAAGTCCCAATGCATTTTGTAGAATTTGAAGATGAATCCATCCGGGCCCGGGGCCTTCGAGCAACTACATTCGTAAATGGCATCAAAAACTTCTTTTTCTGTGAACACTTTTTCAAGGGAATCGGCCTGATCAGTGCTTAAATGAAATGGCAGTAGCGTTTGCTACTCCTGATCAGTAGACGTGCCGTCCATGAGCCTCATCTTATTTGCACTCCTTTTTTCGAATTGTCTTTTAAAGTGCCGAAAGGTTTCTTGTTTGATTATAATCGGGTCA of the Rutidosis leptorrhynchoides isolate AG116_Rl617_1_P2 chromosome 5, CSIRO_AGI_Rlap_v1, whole genome shotgun sequence genome contains:
- the LOC139849778 gene encoding uncharacterized protein, whose translation is MGFRVKWRKWILACLNSASISILVNGSPTDEFSLGRGVRQGDPLSPFLFIIAAEGLNYLTKKAITSGLFKGVEIGSNKVLISLLQYADDTIFLGEWSKHNFGNLMKLLKCFENVSGLRINYHKSSLFGLGVVKGEVEIMANKVTTEKSWAWILQALSSRPLETEKDSWLFSVPINEKYKRLFHLESNQMAMVRDRDRIRDSWIWGLASDGKFTTKQLSRIIDDKRLEINSGEETLVNHLVPIKGTNLHMEGSKKADSGSYRTRQKRY